One window from the genome of Deltaproteobacteria bacterium encodes:
- a CDS encoding sigma-54 dependent transcriptional regulator, with protein MKSILVATKFRDALQSITQCLDEQYIIEHVDSRERALHSIREKRHSLFFSDTDILLGKARENNYKEILKPIWRLNPYLEIILLTTQTDLRRAVMLVKAGARNYLTHPVSKEEVNLISDQIVDSIMKESELDYLRDKFWQVDSLKLIQTNNPRMKRVFEQIRSVSPTKSTVLLTGETGTGKSLMAKLIHQHSNRRDNQLISVHCGAIPDTLIESELFGHEKGAFTGAVKRKMGKFEIANGGTIFLDELGTITPSVQIKLLQILQDGTFQRLGGEEILTANVRVIAATNSNLKAMCAAGEFRRDLFYRLNVFPIEIPPLSERLEDIEKISGIILDRLNRFESKDIHDFDQRVLEAFKAYSWPGNIRELENLIERAYILESSSLLTPESFPAEILSQEPGTMTLKADARKTLAEVRRSAIEDIERSYIKELLSRNKGKINTSAAEAGISTRQLNKLMNRYDICKEEFKKFHPDGH; from the coding sequence ATGAAATCCATTCTGGTCGCCACCAAATTCCGGGATGCATTGCAAAGCATCACTCAGTGCCTCGATGAGCAATACATAATTGAACATGTGGATTCCAGGGAAAGGGCCCTGCATTCAATACGCGAAAAGCGACACAGCCTCTTTTTCTCTGACACTGATATTTTATTGGGCAAGGCCCGTGAAAATAACTACAAGGAGATACTCAAACCTATCTGGCGTTTGAACCCCTACCTTGAAATAATTCTGCTAACCACTCAGACCGATTTGAGAAGAGCGGTCATGCTGGTGAAGGCCGGGGCCAGAAATTACCTGACCCATCCGGTCAGCAAGGAGGAGGTGAATCTGATATCGGACCAGATAGTCGACTCGATCATGAAGGAATCGGAACTGGATTATCTGAGAGACAAATTCTGGCAGGTGGATTCACTGAAGCTCATCCAAACAAACAACCCGAGAATGAAAAGGGTTTTCGAACAGATCCGCTCTGTATCCCCCACCAAGAGCACGGTTCTCCTGACCGGAGAGACCGGTACGGGAAAGAGCCTGATGGCAAAACTGATTCATCAGCACAGCAATCGGCGTGACAACCAGTTGATCAGCGTCCACTGCGGCGCGATTCCCGACACCCTGATCGAAAGCGAACTTTTCGGGCATGAAAAAGGCGCCTTTACCGGCGCCGTAAAACGGAAAATGGGCAAGTTCGAGATTGCCAACGGCGGCACCATATTCCTGGACGAATTAGGGACGATCACCCCTTCGGTTCAGATCAAGCTGCTGCAAATTTTACAGGATGGCACCTTTCAGCGACTGGGCGGCGAAGAAATCCTTACCGCCAACGTCCGCGTCATAGCGGCAACCAACTCAAACCTGAAAGCCATGTGTGCCGCAGGCGAATTCAGAAGGGACCTGTTCTATCGCCTGAACGTGTTCCCCATTGAAATACCGCCCCTGAGTGAACGCCTTGAAGATATCGAAAAGATCAGCGGCATCATTCTAGACCGGTTGAACCGTTTTGAATCCAAAGACATTCACGATTTCGATCAGCGCGTCCTGGAGGCTTTCAAAGCCTACAGCTGGCCCGGCAATATCCGGGAACTCGAGAACCTCATCGAAAGGGCTTATATTCTCGAATCCTCTTCACTGCTCACTCCCGAAAGCTTTCCCGCAGAGATCCTGTCTCAAGAGCCGGGCACCATGACCTTGAAAGCCGACGCCAGGAAAACCCTCGCCGAGGTGCGCCGCAGCGCCATCGAGGATATCGAGCGCAGCTACATCAA
- a CDS encoding amidohydrolase family protein, which translates to MSTKTTVFTARKIITMLPEQPVADAVAVKEGRILSVGSKAAVIANLEKSPFSSYDVDTTFEGNVLMPGIVDAHTHVEMQALIYSGHFVAQIPWPKPEGGFHPVYARKKDVIDRLKKLDSELPPGEPLYAVAYDENKVGSLHIDELDRVSATRPIIVSNLVFHRFWVNSALLEKAGVLKGQLPPGVAADENGKPNGTLIEATGIMAVLPALPDLVNITAEKIKEILPLFTKSGCTTACEAALGALGYRQSCDRFQMLLSAPENHLRIVGLPWAKTGVAEAGSIEAFAAIVKEDAATAKDPFCIGPVKLYTDGSIISRTSPVGWPGYWDGTPEGDMENDPAEVREWLIRCHEAGLSTITHANSRPGCQIVLDAVKTAQALKCRPDMRHRIDHAYNITSSQLRQARALGVAVQFFTPQIYYYGDSHLQLQGMDRSRHMAPTGTAKRLGVSWGFHNDPPGTPQLPWVGAWATVHRTTMDTGTVLGSEHRVTVKDVLQAMTIEAAYQLHLDHMIGSIEFGKRADFCVLEADPFEIDPMELKDMPVWGTVFAGAPHKAGA; encoded by the coding sequence GTGTCAACGAAAACGACCGTTTTCACGGCCAGAAAAATTATCACCATGCTGCCCGAACAGCCCGTTGCCGATGCGGTTGCCGTAAAGGAGGGGCGCATCCTGTCCGTAGGAAGCAAAGCGGCGGTAATCGCCAATCTCGAGAAGTCGCCCTTTTCTTCCTACGATGTGGACACCACTTTCGAAGGCAACGTTTTGATGCCGGGCATTGTAGACGCCCATACCCATGTGGAGATGCAGGCTTTGATCTACAGCGGTCATTTCGTTGCCCAGATCCCGTGGCCGAAGCCCGAGGGCGGCTTCCATCCGGTCTATGCCCGGAAAAAGGACGTCATCGACCGCCTGAAGAAACTGGACAGTGAACTGCCGCCCGGAGAACCGCTGTACGCCGTCGCCTACGACGAGAACAAGGTTGGCAGCCTGCACATCGATGAACTGGACCGGGTTTCCGCAACGCGGCCTATCATTGTTTCCAATCTTGTATTCCACCGGTTCTGGGTTAACAGCGCCCTGTTGGAAAAGGCGGGTGTTCTGAAGGGGCAGCTGCCGCCCGGTGTAGCGGCGGATGAAAACGGCAAACCCAACGGAACCCTGATCGAAGCCACGGGTATAATGGCGGTTCTGCCGGCACTGCCTGACCTGGTAAACATTACCGCTGAGAAGATAAAAGAAATCCTGCCGCTTTTTACCAAGAGCGGGTGCACCACGGCCTGCGAGGCGGCCCTGGGCGCCTTAGGATACCGGCAGTCCTGCGACCGGTTTCAAATGCTGCTGTCCGCACCCGAAAACCATCTGAGGATCGTGGGGCTGCCGTGGGCTAAAACAGGCGTGGCAGAAGCCGGATCCATAGAGGCGTTCGCCGCAATCGTCAAGGAGGATGCCGCAACGGCAAAGGATCCCTTTTGCATCGGCCCGGTAAAGCTCTATACCGACGGATCCATTATATCGAGGACATCACCCGTGGGATGGCCGGGATACTGGGATGGAACGCCGGAAGGCGATATGGAAAACGACCCCGCGGAAGTCCGCGAGTGGCTCATCCGTTGCCACGAAGCCGGCCTTTCGACCATCACGCACGCCAACAGCCGGCCCGGATGCCAGATTGTCCTGGATGCCGTGAAAACGGCCCAGGCCCTCAAATGCCGCCCGGACATGCGCCACAGAATAGACCACGCCTACAATATAACCTCATCCCAGTTGAGACAGGCCAGGGCGCTCGGTGTAGCCGTCCAGTTCTTCACCCCTCAGATATACTATTACGGAGACTCGCACCTTCAGTTACAAGGCATGGACCGTAGCCGCCACATGGCCCCCACAGGTACGGCCAAACGCCTGGGCGTTTCCTGGGGGTTTCACAATGACCCTCCGGGAACACCGCAGCTGCCCTGGGTCGGGGCATGGGCCACCGTCCATCGTACTACCATGGATACCGGGACCGTGCTGGGGTCGGAGCACCGTGTAACCGTAAAGGATGTTTTGCAGGCCATGACCATCGAGGCGGCCTACCAACTTCACCTGGACCACATGATCGGGAGTATCGAGTTCGGCAAAAGGGCGGATTTTTGTGTGCTCGAAGCCGATCCTTTTGAAATCGACCCCATGGAACTGAAGGACATGCCCGTGTGGGGAACCGTTTTTGCCGGCGCGCCACATAAGGCCGGTGCATGA
- a CDS encoding cold-shock protein has protein sequence MAQGIVKWFSDKKGYGFIENDEGGDVFVHFSEIQKEGFKSLSEGDRVSFELEQGQRGPKATGVQEL, from the coding sequence TTGGCACAAGGTATCGTAAAATGGTTCAGTGATAAAAAAGGTTACGGATTCATTGAGAATGACGAAGGCGGCGACGTATTCGTCCACTTTTCGGAGATCCAGAAGGAGGGTTTCAAGTCCCTCTCGGAAGGCGACCGTGTCTCTTTCGAGTTAGAGCAGGGACAGAGGGGTCCCAAGGCAACAGGCGTACAGGAACTGTAA
- a CDS encoding alpha/beta hydrolase, giving the protein MQKPTMFKAKGDNIDLQLAQWGSGRKTLLCIHGLTANCRCWDRLIPALSGSHRVLGLDLRGRGLSGKPAEGYSLGHHVKDLRALLQDLELQRVTLLGHSLGAYIAVAFAACYPDMVERLILLDGGGQLSQKRWDSIETVIKPSLERLKNVFPSFEAYTQPLKEAPIFQPWTEFHETYFQHDVRKVDQGVRSRIDPAIIQQEIADIRKKDVSVHYRDIACDVLILRATRGFLGQQDLLLPLHTVETMLQSILNARELAVADTNHFSILFDRHTDRDLAIRDFLK; this is encoded by the coding sequence ATGCAAAAACCGACCATGTTCAAGGCCAAAGGCGACAACATCGACCTGCAACTGGCTCAGTGGGGCAGCGGGAGGAAAACCCTGCTCTGCATTCACGGGCTGACCGCCAACTGCCGCTGCTGGGACCGCCTGATCCCCGCCCTTTCAGGGAGCCATCGCGTTTTAGGCCTTGACTTGCGGGGCCGGGGCCTTTCCGGCAAACCGGCCGAGGGCTATTCACTGGGCCATCATGTCAAAGACCTGCGGGCCTTGTTGCAGGATCTGGAGCTGCAGCGCGTCACCCTGCTGGGCCACTCACTCGGCGCCTACATTGCGGTCGCCTTCGCGGCCTGCTACCCGGACATGGTGGAGAGACTCATCCTGCTGGATGGCGGCGGCCAGTTGTCACAGAAGCGCTGGGACAGCATCGAAACGGTCATCAAACCTTCCCTGGAGCGTCTGAAGAACGTTTTCCCCTCCTTCGAAGCCTACACACAGCCCCTGAAGGAGGCTCCCATCTTTCAACCCTGGACGGAATTTCACGAAACGTATTTTCAGCACGACGTCAGGAAGGTCGACCAGGGGGTCCGTTCGCGCATCGACCCGGCGATCATCCAGCAGGAAATTGCCGATATCCGGAAAAAGGATGTCAGCGTTCACTACCGTGACATTGCCTGCGACGTTCTCATCCTGAGGGCCACCCGGGGATTTCTCGGCCAGCAGGATCTCCTGCTCCCCCTGCATACCGTAGAAACCATGCTGCAGTCGATCCTCAATGCAAGGGAGCTGGCTGTCGCCGACACCAATCACTTCAGCATCCTCTTCGACCGGCACACCGATCGCGATCTTGCCATTAGGGATTTCCTGAAGTGA
- a CDS encoding alpha/beta hydrolase, translated as MYLEDPGIYYEVHGQGKPLVLLNGIMMSTPSWVDHIQRLQDRFQLILYDMRDQGQSARLAAGYDNHIHVEDLKKLLAHLKIDRADLWGVSYGGQVALLFALAHPENVDRLVLSNTSAHIDQYLLSMGEMWKCAARLYDGEAFFDLALIPIYSRTFYNNHYDWLANRRRLFKDNLTRAWFDGFIRLASSNHDYDIRNRLAEINHPTLLMAAEEDIITPYAQMAAMHRQMGNSQLVCIPRTGHAAFLEQIDTVCTLIKGFLLI; from the coding sequence ATGTACTTAGAAGATCCCGGCATCTACTATGAGGTCCACGGCCAGGGAAAGCCTCTGGTGCTTTTGAACGGCATCATGATGAGCACGCCCAGTTGGGTAGACCACATCCAAAGACTGCAGGACCGCTTTCAACTGATCCTGTACGATATGCGCGACCAGGGGCAGTCGGCACGGCTCGCTGCGGGCTACGACAACCACATACACGTGGAGGATTTAAAAAAACTCCTCGCCCATCTAAAAATCGACAGGGCCGACCTTTGGGGCGTTTCCTACGGCGGCCAGGTTGCGCTCCTTTTCGCCCTGGCCCATCCAGAAAACGTGGACCGCCTGGTACTGTCGAACACCTCGGCCCACATCGATCAATACCTCCTGTCCATGGGCGAGATGTGGAAATGCGCTGCGCGACTCTATGACGGAGAGGCTTTTTTCGATCTGGCCCTGATTCCCATTTATTCACGAACCTTTTACAACAACCACTACGACTGGCTGGCAAACCGCCGTCGGCTGTTCAAGGACAATCTGACCCGGGCGTGGTTCGACGGTTTTATCCGTCTGGCAAGCTCCAACCACGACTACGATATCAGAAACCGGCTCGCTGAAATCAACCACCCGACCCTTTTAATGGCCGCCGAGGAGGACATCATCACCCCTTACGCACAGATGGCCGCCATGCACCGGCAGATGGGCAATTCCCAGCTGGTCTGCATCCCCCGCACCGGGCACGCCGCCTTTCTGGAACAGATCGACACGGTGTGTACACTGATCAAAGGTTTTCTCCTTATTTAG